One Helianthus annuus cultivar XRQ/B chromosome 12, HanXRQr2.0-SUNRISE, whole genome shotgun sequence genomic region harbors:
- the LOC110867137 gene encoding uncharacterized protein LOC110867137, with protein MREVIAEEVGKAIENSLSGFIDKIQNMVLSVVDERIKKLEDHANVAKEKSGERKGCSYKEFMACKPPLYHGEVDPIVCQRWLSDIEGVFERTHCDTNDFIAYGTGQLRGQAKDCPKTVINRIKEEFIQLRQKGESIDKITGIFLDKLRFCDELVTSEEQNVEIELKKQIERGERRAQVVNPSPIKKARTTESSKKQEGKSSSPSCKVCGKGHKGECRFKDKPCPICGKTGHTAALCPGKVSVCYKCYQPGHKKSECLELIGKKDDKDTHTETPKAKARSF; from the exons atgagagaagtgattgccgaGGAAGTAGGAAAGGCAATCGAAAATAGCTTATCCGGTTTTATTGATAAGATTCAAAATATGGTGTTATCGGTTGTTGATgagagaatcaagaaattggaagatcATGCTAATGTAGCTAAGGAAAAATCTGGAGAGCGCAAGGGCTGCTCGTACAAAGAATTTATGGCATGTAAACCGCCACTCTATCACGGAGAGGTGGATCcgatagtgtgccaaagatggttGAGTGATATTGAAGGGGTGTTCGAGAGAACCCACTGTGACACAAATGACTTCATAGCTTATGGCACGGGTCAGCTGAGAGGTCAAGCAAAAGACTG TCCCAAAACGGTTATCAATCGAATCAAAGAGGAATTTATTCAGCTTAGGCAGAAAGGCGAATCTATTGATAAGATCACGGGGATCTTTCTCGACAAACTTAGGTTTTGTGATGAATTGGTGACATCCGAAGAACAGAATGT GGAGATAGAGCTAAAGAAACAGATTGAAAGGGGTGAAAGAAGGGCGCAAGTGGTTAATCCAAGCCCTATAAAAAAGGCACGTACGACTGAGTCGTcaaagaagcaagaaggaaaAAGCAGTTCGCCCAGTTGTAAAGTATGCGGGAAAGGGCACAAGGGTGAGTGCCGGTTTAAGGACAAGCCGTGTCCTATTTGTGGGAAAACAGGGCACACGGCTGCGTTGTGCCCAGGGAAAGTGTCGGTATGTTACAAATGTTATCAGCCGGGCCACAAGAAGTCTGAGTGCCTGGAGTTGATCGGAAAGAAAGATGACAAGGATACACATACTGAGACACCAAAAGCAAAAGCTAGATCCTTCTAG